The proteins below are encoded in one region of Apium graveolens cultivar Ventura chromosome 4, ASM990537v1, whole genome shotgun sequence:
- the LOC141719876 gene encoding protein FAR1-RELATED SEQUENCE 5-like yields the protein MPFLPFTGVNHHYQSVLFRFALMRDELKTTFEWVLGTWLEAGEGKAPLVIITDQDQAMAGAIQSQLPNTTYLLCSWNISNKFPENLSTYYAKEEFKGDFNNCIYHSLTGEIFEDRRKTLILKYKLEDNTWLQGLYNLKHKWIDAYTRNIFSAGQKITSRSEGMNAFFDAYVGSCMGLKEFVEGAQQALERQFMREKEEDYNTHHKIRCMRLKTALEQHAASIYTKEMFKKFQDQLVETAKYFVEKDRDRSLKDVEDMYYKCYRPLMVESKRTTYLVTFNKLSFRGSCICRMFEHSGMSCRHIIVVLTKRCVAELPKHFVKRRWTRDANRVDGVFPYHMPEDDASSHDLTPTERFNHITLLTMGFSHSCKASKERYEYAVRVINRETKIIEKMPVHGVEGVGIEFDTKITQESGEKLHESFLEMCLM from the coding sequence ATGCCGTTTTTGCCGTTCACCGGGGTGAATCATCACTATCAATCGGTTCTCTTTAGATTTGCACTAATGCGTGATGAATTGAAGACTACATTTGAGTGGGTTTTGGGTACTTGGTTAGAGGCCGGTGAAGGAAAAGCACCTTTGGTTATTATCACCGATCAAGATCAAGCGATGGCGGGGGCAATTCAATCTCAACTACCGAACACGACATATTTGTTGTGTTCGTGGAACATTAGTAACAAATTTCCGGAGAATCTCTCAACCTACTATGCAAAGGAGGAATTTAAAGGTGACTTCAACAATTGCATATATCACTCATTGACCGGAGAAATTTTTGAGGATAGGCGGAAAACATTAATCTTGAAGTACAAGTTGGAGGATAATACATGGTTGCAAGGCTTGTATAATTTGAAGCATAAGTGGATCGATGCTTATACACGTAACATTTTTTCCGCGGGTCAAAAAATAACTTCAAGAAGCGAAGGAATGAATGCCTTTTTTGATGCTTATGTAGGGTCTTGCATGGGGTTGAAAGAATTTGTTGAGGGTGCACAACAAGCGTTAGAAAGACAATTTATGCGTGAGAAAGAAGAGGATTATAATACACATCATAAAATTCGTTGCATGCGACTGAAGACCGCCTTGGAGCAACATGCCGCTTCCATTTATACGAAAGAGATGTTCAAAAAATTTCAAGACCAATTGGTTGAGACCGCAAAGTACTTTGTGGAGAAGGATAGAGACCGTTCCTTAAAAGATGTGGAGGATATGTACTACAAATGTTATCGACCATTAATGGTTGAGTCTAAGAGAACCACTTATCTCGTTACCTTCAACAAGTTGTCATTTCGGGGTTCTTGCATATGCAGAATGTTTGAGCATTCGGGCATGTCGTGTCGTCATATTATTGTTGTGTTGACAAAGAGGTGTGTGGCCGAATTACCGAAACATTTTGTGAAACGGAGGTGGACTAGGGAtgccaatagagttgatggtgtgtTTCCATATCACATGCCCGAAGATGATGCGTCATCCCATGATTTGACTCCTACGGAAAGATTTAATCACATAACTTTACTCACTATGGGGTTTAGTCATAGTTGCAAGGCGTCGAAGGAACGTTATGAGTATGCCGTGAGAGTTATTAATCGAGAGACCAAAATTATTGAGAAAATGCCCGTACATGGGGTGGAAGGTGTTGGAATTGAATTTGATACCAAAATTACTCAAGAAAGTGGAGAGAAGTTGCATGAAAGTTTTTTGGAAATGTGCCTTATGTAA
- the LOC141721311 gene encoding heterodimeric geranylgeranyl pyrophosphate synthase small subunit 2, chloroplastic-like encodes MATTKMFNLHGKLSSTVCSPPSLNRSRSFYRPVVAITTVEQLNKSYWAAIKTQIDAHLKKSITIRPPTSVFEPMHHLTFSASKSTAPPLCVAACELVGGSADDAINAASAIHLMHAAAFTHEHLPLSDGPMHKGSTVEHMFKCNIELLTPDGMVPFGFELLGLSEQAQKNPDKILRVIIEISGAVGSQGIVDGMYQEVLYGESQGEDDEKMVEYVCEKKEGELHACAGACGGILGGGSEEEIEKLRKFGLYVGMIQGMVNGIGKNKEGRFEIVKKLKSLALKELEFFGAKNVDQISTLLEMY; translated from the coding sequence ATGGCAACAACAAAAATGTTCAATCTTCATGGAAAGCTATCAAGCACCGTTTGTTCACCTCCGTCATTAAATCGAAGCCGTTCATTTTATCGTCCTGTAGTTGCTATTACTACTGTGGAGCAGCTAAACAAATCTTATTGGGCCGCCATTAAGACCCAAATTGATGCTCATCTCAAGAAGTCCATAACCATTAGGCCTCCAACTTCTGTTTTTGAGCCCATGCATCACCTCACATTTTCTGCTTCCAAAAGTACGGCCCCGCCGTTATGTGTAGCGGCGTGTGAGCTTGTCGGTGGCTCAGCAGACGACGCCATAAACGCGGCGTCCGCTATTCATCTCATGCATGCTGCTGCATTTACGCACGAGCATCTCCCGTTAAGTGATGGACCCATGCATAAAGGGTCCACGGTTGAGCATATGTTTAAGTGCAACATTGAGCTTCTTACCCCAGATGGCATGGTGCCATTCGGGTTTGAGTTACTGGGCCTGTCTGAACAGGCCCAGAAAAATCCTGACAAGATTCTGCGCGTGATAATAGAGATATCAGGCGCAGTTGGGTCACAGGGGATCGTTGATGGGATGTATCAGGAAGTTCTGTACGGAGAATCCCAGGGTGAGGATGATGAGAAGATGGTGGAGTATGTGTGTGAGAAGAAGGAAGGTGAGTTACACGCGTGTGCGGGGGCGTGTGGGGGAATATTGGGAGGTGGGAGTGAAGAAGAGATAGAGAAACTTAGGAAATTTGGACTCTATGTTGGGATGATACAAGGAATGGTGAATGGAATTGGGAAGAATAAAGAAGGGAGATTTGAAATTGTGAAGAAATTGAAAAGCTTGGCTCTAAAAGAATTGGAATTCTTTGGTGCGAAAAATGTAGACCAAATTTCAACACTTTTGGAGATGTACTAG
- the LOC141721312 gene encoding putative beta-1,3-galactosyltransferase 2 isoform X1, with protein MSWKNRGVESNSRNVMSRKLSFLLCFACFCAGMLFTDRMWAVPETKGISRSTRSEDGKLKLAAGDCDSRMDKAKESKEFYGEVPKTHHTIQSLDKVISDLEMELAAARVVQDSILTGTPISDDVGVVESTKRRKYLMVIGINTAFSSRKRRDSVRGTWMQQGDKLKKLEDEKGIIMRFVIGHSATPGGILDRAIEAEEKKHGDFLRLDHVEGYLELSTKTKTYFATAVAMWDADFYVKVDDDVHVNIATLGETLAGHRSKSRVYIGCMKSGPVLSQKGVRYHEPEYWKFGEEGNKYFRHATGQLYAISKDLATYISINQHVLHKYANEDVSLGSWFIGLDVEHIDDRRLCCGTPPDCEWKAQAGNICVASFDWSCSGICRSSDRIKEVHRRCGEGENALWSAVF; from the exons ATGTCTTGGAAAAACAGAGGAGTTGAGTCAAATTCAAGAAATGTTATGTCCCGGAAATTGAGTTTTCTTTTATGTTTTGCCTGCTTCTGTGCTGGCATGCTCTTCACTGACAG AATGTGGGCAGTGCCAGAAACTAAAGGAATATCAAGGTCAACTAGGTCTGAAGATGGAAAGCTTAAGTTAGCTGCAGGGGATTGCGATTCAAGAATG GATAAGGCAAAGGAATCTAAGGAATTTTACGGGGAAGTTCCGAAAACACATCACACTATACA GTCTTTAGATAAAGTAATATCTGATTTGGAGATGGAGTTAGCTGCAGCAAGGGTCGTGCAAGATTCTATACTCACAGGCACACCTATTTCTGATGATGTGGGTGTAGTTGAATCGACAAAGAGAAGAAAGTATTTGATGGTTATTGGTATTAACACAGCTTTCAGTAGTAGAAAGAGAAGAGACTCTGTTCGTGGAACATGGATGCAACAAG GTGATAAACTAAAGAAGCTTGAAGATGAAAAGGGAATTATAATGAGATTTGTCATAGGCCACAG TGCTACACCAGGTGGTATTCTCGATAGAGCTATAGAAGCAGAGGAGAAAAAACATGGAGATTTCTTGAGGCTG GACCATGTTGAAGGATATCTTGAACTGTCAACTAAGACAAAGACATATTTTGCCACTGCTGTTGCTATGTGGGATGCTGATTTCTATGTGAAGGTCGATGATGATGTGCATGTAAATATAG CAACACTTGGAGAAACTTTAGCTGGGCATCGATCAAAATCCCGTGTGTACATTGGATGCATGAAATCTGGTCCGGTTCTTTCTCAAAA GGGAGTGAGGTATCATGAACCTGAGTACTGGAAATTTGGGGAGGAGGGAAACAAGTATTTCCGTCACGCTACGGGACAACTATATGCTATTTCGAAAGATTTAGCTACTTATATATCTATTAATCA GCACGTGCTACATAAGTATGCCAATGAGGATGTCTCACTTGGATCATGGTTTATTGGACTGGATGTGGAACATATAGATGATCGGAGATTGTGCTGTGGCACGCCACCTG ATTGCGAGTGGAAGGCTCAGGCAGGCAACATATGTGTTGCTTCCTTTGACTGGAGCTGCAGTGGAATTTGCAGGTCTTCAGATAGGATAAAAGAGGTTCACAGACGGTGTGGTGAAGGCGAGAATGCTCTGTGGAGTGCAGTGTTCTGA
- the LOC141721312 gene encoding putative beta-1,3-galactosyltransferase 2 isoform X2 — protein MWAVPETKGISRSTRSEDGKLKLAAGDCDSRMDKAKESKEFYGEVPKTHHTIQSLDKVISDLEMELAAARVVQDSILTGTPISDDVGVVESTKRRKYLMVIGINTAFSSRKRRDSVRGTWMQQGDKLKKLEDEKGIIMRFVIGHSATPGGILDRAIEAEEKKHGDFLRLDHVEGYLELSTKTKTYFATAVAMWDADFYVKVDDDVHVNIATLGETLAGHRSKSRVYIGCMKSGPVLSQKGVRYHEPEYWKFGEEGNKYFRHATGQLYAISKDLATYISINQHVLHKYANEDVSLGSWFIGLDVEHIDDRRLCCGTPPDCEWKAQAGNICVASFDWSCSGICRSSDRIKEVHRRCGEGENALWSAVF, from the exons ATGTGGGCAGTGCCAGAAACTAAAGGAATATCAAGGTCAACTAGGTCTGAAGATGGAAAGCTTAAGTTAGCTGCAGGGGATTGCGATTCAAGAATG GATAAGGCAAAGGAATCTAAGGAATTTTACGGGGAAGTTCCGAAAACACATCACACTATACA GTCTTTAGATAAAGTAATATCTGATTTGGAGATGGAGTTAGCTGCAGCAAGGGTCGTGCAAGATTCTATACTCACAGGCACACCTATTTCTGATGATGTGGGTGTAGTTGAATCGACAAAGAGAAGAAAGTATTTGATGGTTATTGGTATTAACACAGCTTTCAGTAGTAGAAAGAGAAGAGACTCTGTTCGTGGAACATGGATGCAACAAG GTGATAAACTAAAGAAGCTTGAAGATGAAAAGGGAATTATAATGAGATTTGTCATAGGCCACAG TGCTACACCAGGTGGTATTCTCGATAGAGCTATAGAAGCAGAGGAGAAAAAACATGGAGATTTCTTGAGGCTG GACCATGTTGAAGGATATCTTGAACTGTCAACTAAGACAAAGACATATTTTGCCACTGCTGTTGCTATGTGGGATGCTGATTTCTATGTGAAGGTCGATGATGATGTGCATGTAAATATAG CAACACTTGGAGAAACTTTAGCTGGGCATCGATCAAAATCCCGTGTGTACATTGGATGCATGAAATCTGGTCCGGTTCTTTCTCAAAA GGGAGTGAGGTATCATGAACCTGAGTACTGGAAATTTGGGGAGGAGGGAAACAAGTATTTCCGTCACGCTACGGGACAACTATATGCTATTTCGAAAGATTTAGCTACTTATATATCTATTAATCA GCACGTGCTACATAAGTATGCCAATGAGGATGTCTCACTTGGATCATGGTTTATTGGACTGGATGTGGAACATATAGATGATCGGAGATTGTGCTGTGGCACGCCACCTG ATTGCGAGTGGAAGGCTCAGGCAGGCAACATATGTGTTGCTTCCTTTGACTGGAGCTGCAGTGGAATTTGCAGGTCTTCAGATAGGATAAAAGAGGTTCACAGACGGTGTGGTGAAGGCGAGAATGCTCTGTGGAGTGCAGTGTTCTGA
- the LOC141719877 gene encoding uncharacterized protein LOC141719877: MVKEFTKLGGILKWPVKSNKPKANPDSKLWCDYHGDYGHKAYDCVALQKELQFLTRKGYLTEFMASKKTSYVGKNVSPRRNNVTPLRQQPPPPHHKVINFISGGSEISGSTYSQAKRASRETDIRVTQVGVGNDNLPSLMFDESDKKNIREPQQDGLVISLPVGNCLIKRILVAMGVLPTS; encoded by the coding sequence ATGGTGAAGGAGTTTACCAAGTTGGGAGGAATATTGAAGTGGCCAGTGAAAAGCAATAAACCCAAAGCGAACCCGGATTCTAAACTTTGGTGCGACTATCATGGAGATTACGGACACAAAGCTTATGACTGTGTGGCCTTGCAAAAAGAGCTACAATTTCTGACCAGGAAAGGATATCTCACAGAATTCATGGCGTCAAAGAAGACATCTTATGTTGGGAAGAACGTGTCTCCGAGAAGAAACAACGTGACACCATTAAGACAGCAACCGCCTCCACCACATCACAAGGTGATCAACTTCATTTCAGGAGGGTCAGAAATAAGTGGATCAACATATTCACAAGCTAAGAGAGCATCCAGAGAAACAGACATACGAGTCACACAAGTGGGGGTTGGAAATGACAATCTGCCATCCTTAATGTTTGACGAATCAGACAAAAAGAACATACGAGAGCCACAACAAGATGGGTTAGTCATCTCATTACCCGTGGGAAATTGTTTAATCAAAAGAATATTGGTAGCAATGGGAGTGCTGCCAACATCATGA